Proteins encoded together in one uncultured Desulfosarcina sp. window:
- a CDS encoding CoB--CoM heterodisulfide reductase iron-sulfur subunit A family protein produces MTNDKAAPASGSIMVVGGGIAGLTTALEAAEVGYEVFLVEKNPYLGGRVAQLNQYFPKLCPPTCGLEINFRRIKDNPRIKVFTLAEVEKVKGTPGNYNVSVKINPRYVNSNCTCCGDCAQACQTEVSDEYNFGMSKTKGAYLPFEMAFPAKYVISPQIIGTDDANKIKEACKYDAVDLDMQAKTVDLAVGAIVWATGWEPYDAHRIDNLGFGQYDNIITNMMLERLASKSGPTGGKIQRPSDGKAPESVAFVQCAGSRDENHLPYCSYICCMASLKHATYIRAQYPDTKVYIFYIDIRSPGDRYEKFYKKIKEDENVFFIKGKVAEVSEDPATKNITVVAENAVTGEKTHQTVEMAVLATGMQPTVANAKLPADLKVSEDGFLINDYATGGQFAAGCAVKPLDVISSNQNATGMALKAIQTLVKR; encoded by the coding sequence ATGACAAACGACAAAGCAGCCCCTGCGAGTGGAAGCATTATGGTGGTTGGTGGCGGCATTGCCGGCCTGACCACGGCCCTTGAGGCCGCTGAAGTGGGGTATGAAGTCTTTCTGGTCGAAAAAAATCCTTATCTGGGCGGAAGAGTGGCGCAGCTGAATCAGTATTTCCCCAAGCTTTGCCCCCCGACCTGCGGCCTGGAAATCAACTTCCGGCGGATCAAGGACAATCCCAGAATCAAAGTCTTCACCCTGGCCGAAGTGGAGAAGGTGAAAGGCACGCCCGGCAACTACAATGTCAGCGTAAAGATCAACCCCCGCTATGTGAATTCGAACTGCACCTGCTGCGGCGATTGTGCTCAGGCCTGCCAGACCGAGGTTTCCGACGAGTACAACTTCGGCATGAGCAAAACCAAGGGCGCCTATCTGCCCTTCGAAATGGCGTTCCCGGCAAAATATGTCATTTCACCGCAGATCATCGGCACCGACGACGCCAACAAAATCAAGGAAGCCTGTAAATACGACGCTGTGGATCTGGACATGCAGGCCAAGACCGTGGATCTCGCCGTAGGCGCCATTGTCTGGGCCACCGGCTGGGAGCCTTACGACGCCCACCGCATCGACAATCTGGGTTTCGGCCAGTACGACAACATCATCACCAACATGATGCTCGAACGGCTGGCATCCAAATCCGGGCCCACCGGCGGAAAGATCCAGCGTCCGTCCGACGGCAAGGCGCCCGAAAGCGTGGCCTTCGTCCAGTGCGCCGGATCGCGGGACGAAAACCACCTGCCCTACTGTTCCTACATCTGTTGCATGGCCTCCCTGAAACACGCCACCTATATCCGCGCGCAGTATCCGGACACCAAGGTGTACATCTTCTACATCGACATCCGCTCGCCGGGTGACCGCTACGAGAAGTTCTACAAGAAGATCAAAGAGGACGAGAATGTCTTTTTCATCAAGGGCAAGGTAGCCGAGGTCAGTGAAGACCCGGCCACCAAGAACATCACCGTAGTGGCCGAAAATGCGGTTACCGGGGAAAAGACGCACCAGACGGTGGAGATGGCCGTTTTGGCCACCGGCATGCAGCCGACGGTCGCCAATGCCAAGCTGCCGGCCGACCTGAAGGTCAGTGAGGATGGATTTCTCATCAACGACTATGCCACGGGCGGACAGTTTGCCGCCGGCTGTGCCGTCAAGCCGCTCGACGTGATTTCATCCAACCAGAATGCGACCGGCATGGCCTTGAAGGCCATTCAAACCCTGGTGAAAAGGTAG